A genome region from Musa acuminata AAA Group cultivar baxijiao chromosome BXJ3-5, Cavendish_Baxijiao_AAA, whole genome shotgun sequence includes the following:
- the LOC135638003 gene encoding GDSL esterase/lipase At1g71691-like, which translates to MVSTARGGAEVGDSSGGQKESVPAMFVFGDSLIDNGNNNGLASFAKANYYPYGIDFAGGPTGRFSNGYNIVDEIAELLGLPLIPPYSQASGEAALHGVNYASAAAGILDITGRNFVGRIPFNQQIKNFESTLDQIAGNLGADAVANAIAHCIFFVGMGSNDYLNNYLMPNYNTRSQYTGEQFADLLVQDYTHQLTSLYNLGARKFVITGVGSMGCIPSILAQNLLSHCSPEVDKLVMPFNNNVKAMINALNVNLPHSKFIYVDTYHMFMDILSNPGAYGFSVINRGCCGIGRNSGQITCLPFQTPCANRDQYVFWDAFHPTAAVNIILARKAYDGNTNAVFPMNIQQLANLNLEPN; encoded by the exons ATGGTTTCTACAGCACGAGGAGGAGCAGAAGTTGGAGACAGCAGCGGTGGTCAGAAGGAGTCGGTGCCTGCTATGTTTGTGTTCGGAGACTCCCTCATTGACAACGGAAACAACAATGGCTTAGCTTCCTTTGCCAAGGCTAACTATTACCCTTATGGCATTGACTTTGCTGGAGGCCCAACAGGAAGGTTCTCCAATGGCTACAACATTGTGGATGAGATAG CTGAGCTACTTGGACTACCGCTCATTCCACCTTACTCCCAAGCATCTGGCGAGGCAGCTCTTCATGGTGTCAACTATGCTTCAGCTGCAGCAGGGATTTTGGACATCACTGGCCGGAATTTT GTGGGGAGAATACCATTCAACCAACAGATCAAGAATTTTGAGTCAACCCTTGATCAGATCGCTGGCAATTTGGGTGCAGATGCCGTTGCCAATGCCATTGCTCACTGCATCTTCTTCGTGGGGATGGGGAGCAATGACTACTTGAACAACTATCTCATGCCAAACTACAACACCAGGAGTCAGTACACTGGAGAACAGTTTGCTGATCTTTTGGTCCAAGATTACACTCACCAGCTCACG AGTCTATACAACCTTGGAGCCAGAAAGTTTGTGATCACTGGAGTTGGATCGATGGGATGCATTCCGAGCATACTTGCACAGAATCTTTTGAGTCATTGCTCACCGGAAGTTGACAAGCTTGTGATGCCATTCAACAACAATGTCAAGGCCATGATCAACGCCCTCAATGTGAATCTTCCTCATTCCAAGTTCATATACGTGGATACCTACCACATGTTCATGGACATCCTCAGCAACCCCGGAGCATATG GATTTAGTGTGATCAATCGCGGTTGCTGCGGAATCGGACGAAACAGCGGGCAGATTACATGCCTCCCCTTCCAGACTCCTTGTGCAAACAGGGATCAGTATGTGTTTTGGGATGCTTTCCACCCTACAGCGGCTGTGAACATCATATTGGCAAGGAAGGCCTACGATGGCAACACAAATGCTGTGTTTCCCATGAACATTCAGCAGCTTGCCAACCTAAACTTGGAACCAAATTAG